In the genome of Populus alba chromosome 11, ASM523922v2, whole genome shotgun sequence, one region contains:
- the LOC118031680 gene encoding serine carboxypeptidase-like 31 isoform X2, with translation MDLVPKVTSFLTLVFIALSSLEPVVCIRHWQLSSQPLVDEHLVTNLPGQPDVSFKHYAGYLTVNEQSGRALFYWFYEATTHPDKKPLVLWLNGEANMLFLESPVGVGFSYSNTTSDYNILGDEFTANDAYAFLHKWFLLFPSYRSRAFYIAGESYAGKYVPELAELINDKNNDTSRYIDLKGILLGNPETSDAEDWRGMVDYAWSHAIISDETHKIIRQSCNFDSNDPWSNDDCAEAVDELLKQYKEIDIYSLYTSVCIGDSASSDDKFTQIMFTRSSKMMPRIMGGYDPCLDEYAKAFYNRPDVQKALHVSDGHHLKNWSICNTKIFVEWLESRPSVLPIYKKLITAGLRIWVYSGDTDGRVPVLSTRYSLSSLGLPITKAWRPWYHKKEVSGWFQEYEGLTFATFRGAGHAVPLFKPSDSLAFFSAFLLGESLPSVR, from the exons atggATTTGGTACCTAAGGTGACAAGTTTCCTCACTTTGGTTTTCATTGCTCTATCCTCTTTGGAGCCTGTTGTCTGTATTAGACACTGGCAATTGTCTAGCCAGCCACTGGTAGACGAGCATCTTGTAACTAATTTGCCAGGCCAGCCAGATGTGAGCTTCAAGCACTATGCTGGCTACCTTACAGTCAATGAACAGAGTGGAAGGGCATTGTTTTACTGGTTCTATGAGGCCACTACTCATCCTGATAAAAAACCTCTAGTCCTGTGGCTTAATGGAG AGGCCAATATGTTATTCTTAGAATCTCCAGTTGGAGTTGGGTTTTCGTATTCAAACACTACTAGTGATTATAATATTCTGGGAGATGAATTTACTG CAAATGATGCCTATGCTTTCCTGCATAAGTGGTTTCTCCTGTTTCCATCATATAGATCGCGGGCGTTTTATATTGCAGGAGAGAGCTATGCAG GAAAATATGTTCCTGAGCTTGCTGAGCTTATAAATGACAAGAATAATGATACTTCCCGTTACATCGACCTCAAGGGTATTCTG CTGGGTAATCCTGAAACAAGTGACGCTGAAGACTGGAGAGGTATGGTGGACTATGCTTGGAGCCATGCTATCATATCAGATGAAACTCATAAGATAATCAGACAAAGCTGCAACTTTGACAGTAATGACCCATGGAGCAACGATGATTGTGCTGAGGCTGTTGATGAATTACTCAAACAGTACAAGGAGATAGATATTTACAGCCTCTACACCTCAGTTTGCATTGGTGATTCAGCAAGTTCAGATGATAAATTTACACAGATCATGTTTACGCGCTCATCCAAGATG aTGCCAAGGATTATGGGTGGTTATGATCCATGCCTTGATGAATATGCAAAAGCTTTCTACAACAGACCAGATGTTCAAAAGGCTCTCCATGTCAGTGATGGTCACCATCTCAAGAACTGGAGCATCTGCAA CACTAAGATATTTGTTGAATGGTTGGAATCGAGGCCATCAGTTCTTCCTATATACAAGAAGCTGATTACAGCAGGGCTTAGAATATGGGTTTACAG TGGTGATACAGATGGAAGAGTTCCTGTACTATCTACAAGATACAGCTTAAGTTCTCTGGGCCTGCCAATCACCAAGGCATGGAGACCCTGGTACCACAAGAAGGAG GTCAGTGGTTGGTTCCAGGAATACGAGGGGCTAACATTTGCAACATTTAGAGGAGCTGGACATGCTGTGCCACTCTTCAAACCAAGCGACTCGCTTGCATTTTTCTCAGCCTTTCTTCTAGGAGAATCCCTGCCTTCTGTGAGATAA
- the LOC118031680 gene encoding serine carboxypeptidase-like 31 isoform X1 has protein sequence MDLVPKVTSFLTLVFIALSSLEPVVCIRHWQLSSQPLVDEHLVTNLPGQPDVSFKHYAGYLTVNEQSGRALFYWFYEATTHPDKKPLVLWLNGGPGCSSVGYGATQEIGPFIVDTNGNGLKNNSYSWNREANMLFLESPVGVGFSYSNTTSDYNILGDEFTANDAYAFLHKWFLLFPSYRSRAFYIAGESYAGKYVPELAELINDKNNDTSRYIDLKGILLGNPETSDAEDWRGMVDYAWSHAIISDETHKIIRQSCNFDSNDPWSNDDCAEAVDELLKQYKEIDIYSLYTSVCIGDSASSDDKFTQIMFTRSSKMMPRIMGGYDPCLDEYAKAFYNRPDVQKALHVSDGHHLKNWSICNTKIFVEWLESRPSVLPIYKKLITAGLRIWVYSGDTDGRVPVLSTRYSLSSLGLPITKAWRPWYHKKEVSGWFQEYEGLTFATFRGAGHAVPLFKPSDSLAFFSAFLLGESLPSVR, from the exons atggATTTGGTACCTAAGGTGACAAGTTTCCTCACTTTGGTTTTCATTGCTCTATCCTCTTTGGAGCCTGTTGTCTGTATTAGACACTGGCAATTGTCTAGCCAGCCACTGGTAGACGAGCATCTTGTAACTAATTTGCCAGGCCAGCCAGATGTGAGCTTCAAGCACTATGCTGGCTACCTTACAGTCAATGAACAGAGTGGAAGGGCATTGTTTTACTGGTTCTATGAGGCCACTACTCATCCTGATAAAAAACCTCTAGTCCTGTGGCTTAATGGAG GTCCTGGGTGCTCTTCTGTAGGATATGGTGCAACACAAGAGATTGGCCCTTTCATAGTGGACACTAATGGGAATGgacttaaaaataattcttactCTTGGAATAgag AGGCCAATATGTTATTCTTAGAATCTCCAGTTGGAGTTGGGTTTTCGTATTCAAACACTACTAGTGATTATAATATTCTGGGAGATGAATTTACTG CAAATGATGCCTATGCTTTCCTGCATAAGTGGTTTCTCCTGTTTCCATCATATAGATCGCGGGCGTTTTATATTGCAGGAGAGAGCTATGCAG GAAAATATGTTCCTGAGCTTGCTGAGCTTATAAATGACAAGAATAATGATACTTCCCGTTACATCGACCTCAAGGGTATTCTG CTGGGTAATCCTGAAACAAGTGACGCTGAAGACTGGAGAGGTATGGTGGACTATGCTTGGAGCCATGCTATCATATCAGATGAAACTCATAAGATAATCAGACAAAGCTGCAACTTTGACAGTAATGACCCATGGAGCAACGATGATTGTGCTGAGGCTGTTGATGAATTACTCAAACAGTACAAGGAGATAGATATTTACAGCCTCTACACCTCAGTTTGCATTGGTGATTCAGCAAGTTCAGATGATAAATTTACACAGATCATGTTTACGCGCTCATCCAAGATG aTGCCAAGGATTATGGGTGGTTATGATCCATGCCTTGATGAATATGCAAAAGCTTTCTACAACAGACCAGATGTTCAAAAGGCTCTCCATGTCAGTGATGGTCACCATCTCAAGAACTGGAGCATCTGCAA CACTAAGATATTTGTTGAATGGTTGGAATCGAGGCCATCAGTTCTTCCTATATACAAGAAGCTGATTACAGCAGGGCTTAGAATATGGGTTTACAG TGGTGATACAGATGGAAGAGTTCCTGTACTATCTACAAGATACAGCTTAAGTTCTCTGGGCCTGCCAATCACCAAGGCATGGAGACCCTGGTACCACAAGAAGGAG GTCAGTGGTTGGTTCCAGGAATACGAGGGGCTAACATTTGCAACATTTAGAGGAGCTGGACATGCTGTGCCACTCTTCAAACCAAGCGACTCGCTTGCATTTTTCTCAGCCTTTCTTCTAGGAGAATCCCTGCCTTCTGTGAGATAA